The Falco naumanni isolate bFalNau1 chromosome 1, bFalNau1.pat, whole genome shotgun sequence genome window below encodes:
- the LOC121082435 gene encoding MYCBP-associated protein isoform X1 has product MRSPILQGRAPSAPTTSHTGGLSSTSAWDRAGGGARPGTAHRRGHHARDKKEKACELSSSTIAEEPEPVSCVLQGDDIQALAIKMEDLEKLHAPHLPHDAGRTPVKKKYLVRKYRPKETKKVAHFLVAYPAFPKAPREPLTFSGPGLFDDGCKEILPHHILGSLQEFRMEALARGNTQIADFIEVSCPAVTAAALKEEHGGEKKKKVHQNPLAKHKALQNWHHNMAIRKKQERYLGEILQRPENELLMSVSEDYRQIQEERDLIDRSLPALFPGKGYRRGSEFWSQPERIGDEFTGVTMTLTQTERGHPEPVTRVGKPHTVRMETSLKPPKTIPFRLTWDKSLFLKHRQQELKSVLEELDVYKPDLDGLEVIGKGQPFTSVSTEPFPCSPTSEESETLSDPLRDYPDVVPEAVRGPSLEFCGQPARWINCTTSCRDEIGIAARLTFETLAGEKAESSLTVSNDGTAAIWYNWMRLPQQIPSRETKGKRMQCFYFDTRPGVILPGETRKFFFLFKSEVAGIFSESWEFRTHPLLLGGALLQVTLWGIAVYEDKLADLREKLESDLAAREGAAIVEESLKELLAHIRTPERTPSPVGACVTEEELFHWKNPELHYQHRVVKQLHELWRQHVTVPSAFEEKVPLGRRSTAEDVQYQESTSEALPAHRSTAKVPGWKKTGEQAQSQMPSMEEEEPGPLEWNLSFGDFKQAIKSIPEEEQREEALTRLNKAALELCVEQRPTQSNILYQTCLQLWRETVDGLVSHSLRLRSLLGLPEKDAYVDVVPGETVEVKQSIKGGKEDRITTRKEERRSFGVKEKEGKKRTTKTAGKEKEERPSSRKLKVEDEKKRKSPTSWQEVKEGAQPVEAVTTDRVESPQEQVDPLSFGTYQEKLYIEVYGLLDSMVSKMVSLFEELEKKGALKWESEALCN; this is encoded by the exons ATGAGGTCTCCAATTTTGCAAGGAAG GGCGCCCTCAGCACCCACAACCTCTCATACTGGCGGGCTGAGCAGTACATCGGCGTGGGACCGG GCTGGAGGAGGTGCTCGCCCTGGGACTGCGCACAGACGAGGGCATCACGCACGAG acaagaaggaaaaggcatGTGAGCTGTCCTCCTCAACAATTGCAGAAGAGCCTGAGCCTGTTTCCTGTGTTCTGCAAGGAGATGACATCCAGGCGCTTGCAATTAAGATGGAGGACCTGGagaaa ctccATGCTCCACACCTTCCCCATGATGCTGGAAGAACGCCAGTTAAGAAGAAATACCTCGTTCGAAAATACCGACCCAAGGAAACAAAGAAGGTGGCACATTTTCTCGTAGCATATCCTGCTTTCCCAAAGGCACCCAGGGAACCACTGACCTTTTCTG GACCAGGACTGTTTGATGATGGCTGCAAAGAGATTCTCCCCCATCACATTTTGGGAAGTCTCCAGGAGTTCAGGATGGAAGCCTTGGCCAGGGGAAACACTCAG aTAGCAGATTTTATTGAGGTTTCTTGTCCAGCTGTTACTGCAGCAGCTTTAAAAGAGGAACATGgaggagagaagaagaaaaaggttcatCAGAACCCGCTAGCAAAGCACAAAGCTCTCCAGAACTGGCACCATAATATGGCAatcaggaaaaagcaggagCGATACCTAGGAG AAATTCTTCAGAGGCCAGAGAATGAATTGCTGATGAGCGTCTCAGAGGATTACAGGCAAATCCAGGAAGAACGTGACCTCATTGACCGGAGTCTCCCTGCCCTGTTTCCTGGAAAG GGCTATCGAAGAGGAAGCGAGTTCTGGAGCCAGCCTGAGCGTATTGGAGATGAATTTACTGGTGTGACAATGACACTGACTCAGACAGAACGTGGCCACCCAGAGCCAGTCACTCGTGTGGGGAAACCCCACACTGTCCGGATGGAAACGA GTCTGAAGCCTCCAAAGACGATCCCTTTCCGTTTAACCTGGGATAAGAGTCTTTTCCTGAAACATCGACAGCAGGAGCTAAAATCTGTCCTAGAGGAGCTAGATGTTTATAAGCCG GATTTGGATGGACTGGAGGTGATCGGTAAAGGGCAGCCTTTCACATCTGTCTCAACAGAGCCTTTCCCATGTTCCCCCACTTCTGAAGAGTCTGAGACCCT caGTGATCCCTTGAGGGACTACCCCGACGTGGTTCCAGAAGCAGTACGGGGTCCATCTTTAGAGTTCTGCGGCCAGCCTGCTCGTTGGATCAACTGCACCACTTCTTGCAGG GATGAAATTGGCATTGCTGCCCGGCTCACCTTTGAGACCCTGGCTGGTGAGAAAGCTGAAAGCTCCCTGACAGTGAGCAATGATGGCACAGCTGCCATCTGGTATAACTGGATGAGGCTTCCCCAGCAGATTCCTTCCAGAGAAACCAAGGGGAAGAGGATGCAGTGCTTTTACTTTGATACCAGACCAG GTGTAATTTTGCCTGGAGAAACTaggaagtttttctttcttttcaagtcaGAGGTAGCAGGCATTTTCAGCGAGTCCTGGGAATTTAGGACACATCCTCTATTATTAggaggagctctgctgcaggtgaCCCTTTGGGGAATTGCTGTGTATGAGGATAAATTGGCTGACCTCCGAGAGAAACTGGAG AGCGACCTGGCTGCTCGAGAAGGTGCTGCTATAGTAGAAGAGAGTCTGAAGGAGCTTCTTGCCCACATTCGGACCCCAGAGCGCACTCCATCTCCTGTGGGTGCCTGTGTCACAGAGGAAGAGTTGTTCCACTGGAAGAATCCTGAG TTGCATTATCAGCATCGAGTGGTAAAGCAGCTGCACGAACTATGGAGACAGCACGTGACTGTTCCCTCAGCCTTTGAGGAGAAAGTGCCCTTGGGCCGGAGGAGCACTGCAGAGGACGTGCAGTACCAGGAGAGCACCTCCGAGGCTCTCCCTGCTCACCGCAGCACCGCAAAGGTCCCAGGTTGGAAGAAAACGGGAGAGCAGGCTCAGAGTCAAATGCCGagcatggaggaggaggaaccaGGCCCCTTGGAGTGGAACCTTTCCTTTGGGGACTTCAAGCAG GCTATAAAGTCAATCCCTGAGGAGGAGCAGCGAGAAGAAGCGCTAACCCGGCTCAATAAGGCAGCACTGGAGCTGTGTGTTGAACAGAGGCCAACTCAATCCAACATTTTATATCAAACCTG TCTCCAGCTGTGGCGTGAAACAGTTGATGGTCTGGTGAGTCATTCCCTGAGGCTGAGATCCCTGCTTGGCTTGCCTGAGAAGGATGCCTATGTAGATGTTGTTCCAGGGGAAACAG TGGAAGTAAAACAGTCtataaaaggaggaaaggaagacagaataACCActaggaaagaagagagaagatcATTTGGtgttaaggaaaaagaaggcaaaaaaagaactacaaagacagcaggaaaagagaaagag GAACGTCCAAGCAGCAGAAAGTTAAAAGtagaagatgagaaaaagcGGAAATCTCCCACTTCATGGCAGGAGGTGAAAGAGGGAGCACAGCCCGTGGAAGCTGTAACTACAGATAGAGTAGAATCTCCTCAGGAGCAGGTGGACCCTCTTTCGTTTGGGACATACCAGGAAAAACTTTATATTGAA GTTTACGGGCTGCTGGATTCAATGGTGAGCAAAATGGTTTCTTTATTTGAGGAACTAGAGAAAAAAGGTGCTCTAAAGTGGGAGAGTGAAGCCCTTTGTAACTAG
- the LOC121082435 gene encoding MYCBP-associated protein isoform X2 — MRSPILQGRAPSAPTTSHTGGLSSTSAWDRAGGGARPGTAHRRGHHARDKKEKACELSSSTIAEEPEPVSCVLQGDDIQALAIKMEDLEKLHAPHLPHDAGRTPVKKKYLVRKYRPKETKKVAHFLVAYPAFPKAPREPLTFSGPGLFDDGCKEILPHHILGSLQEFRMEALARGNTQIADFIEVSCPAVTAAALKEEHGGEKKKKVHQNPLAKHKALQNWHHNMAIRKKQERYLGEILQRPENELLMSVSEDYRQIQEERDLIDRSLPALFPGKGYRRGSEFWSQPERIGDEFTGVTMTLTQTERGHPEPVTRVGKPHTVRMETSLKPPKTIPFRLTWDKSLFLKHRQQELKSVLEELDVYKPDLDGLEVIGKGQPFTSVSTEPFPCSPTSEESETLDPLRDYPDVVPEAVRGPSLEFCGQPARWINCTTSCRDEIGIAARLTFETLAGEKAESSLTVSNDGTAAIWYNWMRLPQQIPSRETKGKRMQCFYFDTRPGVILPGETRKFFFLFKSEVAGIFSESWEFRTHPLLLGGALLQVTLWGIAVYEDKLADLREKLESDLAAREGAAIVEESLKELLAHIRTPERTPSPVGACVTEEELFHWKNPELHYQHRVVKQLHELWRQHVTVPSAFEEKVPLGRRSTAEDVQYQESTSEALPAHRSTAKVPGWKKTGEQAQSQMPSMEEEEPGPLEWNLSFGDFKQAIKSIPEEEQREEALTRLNKAALELCVEQRPTQSNILYQTCLQLWRETVDGLVSHSLRLRSLLGLPEKDAYVDVVPGETVEVKQSIKGGKEDRITTRKEERRSFGVKEKEGKKRTTKTAGKEKEERPSSRKLKVEDEKKRKSPTSWQEVKEGAQPVEAVTTDRVESPQEQVDPLSFGTYQEKLYIEVYGLLDSMVSKMVSLFEELEKKGALKWESEALCN, encoded by the exons ATGAGGTCTCCAATTTTGCAAGGAAG GGCGCCCTCAGCACCCACAACCTCTCATACTGGCGGGCTGAGCAGTACATCGGCGTGGGACCGG GCTGGAGGAGGTGCTCGCCCTGGGACTGCGCACAGACGAGGGCATCACGCACGAG acaagaaggaaaaggcatGTGAGCTGTCCTCCTCAACAATTGCAGAAGAGCCTGAGCCTGTTTCCTGTGTTCTGCAAGGAGATGACATCCAGGCGCTTGCAATTAAGATGGAGGACCTGGagaaa ctccATGCTCCACACCTTCCCCATGATGCTGGAAGAACGCCAGTTAAGAAGAAATACCTCGTTCGAAAATACCGACCCAAGGAAACAAAGAAGGTGGCACATTTTCTCGTAGCATATCCTGCTTTCCCAAAGGCACCCAGGGAACCACTGACCTTTTCTG GACCAGGACTGTTTGATGATGGCTGCAAAGAGATTCTCCCCCATCACATTTTGGGAAGTCTCCAGGAGTTCAGGATGGAAGCCTTGGCCAGGGGAAACACTCAG aTAGCAGATTTTATTGAGGTTTCTTGTCCAGCTGTTACTGCAGCAGCTTTAAAAGAGGAACATGgaggagagaagaagaaaaaggttcatCAGAACCCGCTAGCAAAGCACAAAGCTCTCCAGAACTGGCACCATAATATGGCAatcaggaaaaagcaggagCGATACCTAGGAG AAATTCTTCAGAGGCCAGAGAATGAATTGCTGATGAGCGTCTCAGAGGATTACAGGCAAATCCAGGAAGAACGTGACCTCATTGACCGGAGTCTCCCTGCCCTGTTTCCTGGAAAG GGCTATCGAAGAGGAAGCGAGTTCTGGAGCCAGCCTGAGCGTATTGGAGATGAATTTACTGGTGTGACAATGACACTGACTCAGACAGAACGTGGCCACCCAGAGCCAGTCACTCGTGTGGGGAAACCCCACACTGTCCGGATGGAAACGA GTCTGAAGCCTCCAAAGACGATCCCTTTCCGTTTAACCTGGGATAAGAGTCTTTTCCTGAAACATCGACAGCAGGAGCTAAAATCTGTCCTAGAGGAGCTAGATGTTTATAAGCCG GATTTGGATGGACTGGAGGTGATCGGTAAAGGGCAGCCTTTCACATCTGTCTCAACAGAGCCTTTCCCATGTTCCCCCACTTCTGAAGAGTCTGAGACCCT TGATCCCTTGAGGGACTACCCCGACGTGGTTCCAGAAGCAGTACGGGGTCCATCTTTAGAGTTCTGCGGCCAGCCTGCTCGTTGGATCAACTGCACCACTTCTTGCAGG GATGAAATTGGCATTGCTGCCCGGCTCACCTTTGAGACCCTGGCTGGTGAGAAAGCTGAAAGCTCCCTGACAGTGAGCAATGATGGCACAGCTGCCATCTGGTATAACTGGATGAGGCTTCCCCAGCAGATTCCTTCCAGAGAAACCAAGGGGAAGAGGATGCAGTGCTTTTACTTTGATACCAGACCAG GTGTAATTTTGCCTGGAGAAACTaggaagtttttctttcttttcaagtcaGAGGTAGCAGGCATTTTCAGCGAGTCCTGGGAATTTAGGACACATCCTCTATTATTAggaggagctctgctgcaggtgaCCCTTTGGGGAATTGCTGTGTATGAGGATAAATTGGCTGACCTCCGAGAGAAACTGGAG AGCGACCTGGCTGCTCGAGAAGGTGCTGCTATAGTAGAAGAGAGTCTGAAGGAGCTTCTTGCCCACATTCGGACCCCAGAGCGCACTCCATCTCCTGTGGGTGCCTGTGTCACAGAGGAAGAGTTGTTCCACTGGAAGAATCCTGAG TTGCATTATCAGCATCGAGTGGTAAAGCAGCTGCACGAACTATGGAGACAGCACGTGACTGTTCCCTCAGCCTTTGAGGAGAAAGTGCCCTTGGGCCGGAGGAGCACTGCAGAGGACGTGCAGTACCAGGAGAGCACCTCCGAGGCTCTCCCTGCTCACCGCAGCACCGCAAAGGTCCCAGGTTGGAAGAAAACGGGAGAGCAGGCTCAGAGTCAAATGCCGagcatggaggaggaggaaccaGGCCCCTTGGAGTGGAACCTTTCCTTTGGGGACTTCAAGCAG GCTATAAAGTCAATCCCTGAGGAGGAGCAGCGAGAAGAAGCGCTAACCCGGCTCAATAAGGCAGCACTGGAGCTGTGTGTTGAACAGAGGCCAACTCAATCCAACATTTTATATCAAACCTG TCTCCAGCTGTGGCGTGAAACAGTTGATGGTCTGGTGAGTCATTCCCTGAGGCTGAGATCCCTGCTTGGCTTGCCTGAGAAGGATGCCTATGTAGATGTTGTTCCAGGGGAAACAG TGGAAGTAAAACAGTCtataaaaggaggaaaggaagacagaataACCActaggaaagaagagagaagatcATTTGGtgttaaggaaaaagaaggcaaaaaaagaactacaaagacagcaggaaaagagaaagag GAACGTCCAAGCAGCAGAAAGTTAAAAGtagaagatgagaaaaagcGGAAATCTCCCACTTCATGGCAGGAGGTGAAAGAGGGAGCACAGCCCGTGGAAGCTGTAACTACAGATAGAGTAGAATCTCCTCAGGAGCAGGTGGACCCTCTTTCGTTTGGGACATACCAGGAAAAACTTTATATTGAA GTTTACGGGCTGCTGGATTCAATGGTGAGCAAAATGGTTTCTTTATTTGAGGAACTAGAGAAAAAAGGTGCTCTAAAGTGGGAGAGTGAAGCCCTTTGTAACTAG
- the LOC121082435 gene encoding MYCBP-associated protein isoform X3: MRSPILQGRAPSAPTTSHTGGLSSTSAWDRAGGGARPGTAHRRGHHARDKKEKACELSSSTIAEEPEPVSCVLQGDDIQALAIKMEDLEKLHAPHLPHDAGRTPVKKKYLVRKYRPKETKKVAHFLVAYPAFPKAPREPLTFSGPGLFDDGCKEILPHHILGSLQEFRMEALARGNTQIADFIEVSCPAVTAAALKEEHGGEKKKKVHQNPLAKHKALQNWHHNMAIRKKQERYLGEILQRPENELLMSVSEDYRQIQEERDLIDRSLPALFPGKGYRRGSEFWSQPERIGDEFTGVTMTLTQTERGHPEPVTRVGKPHTVRMETSLKPPKTIPFRLTWDKSLFLKHRQQELKSVLEELDVYKPDLDGLEVIGKGQPFTSVSTEPFPCSPTSEESETLSDPLRDYPDVVPEAVRGPSLEFCGQPARWINCTTSCRDEIGIAARLTFETLAGEKAESSLTVSNDGTAAIWYNWMRLPQQIPSRETKGKRMQCFYFDTRPGVILPGETRKFFFLFKSEVAGIFSESWEFRTHPLLLGGALLQVTLWGIAVYEDKLADLREKLESDLAAREGAAIVEESLKELLAHIRTPERTPSPVGACVTEEELFHWKNPELHYQHRVVKQLHELWRQHVTVPSAFEEKVPLGRRSTAEDVQYQESTSEALPAHRSTAKVPGWKKTGEQAQSQMPSMEEEEPGPLEWNLSFGDFKQAIKSIPEEEQREEALTRLNKAALELCVEQRPTQSNILYQTCLQLWRETVDGLVSHSLRLRSLLGLPEKDAYVDVVPGETVEVKQSIKGGKEDRITTRKEERRSFGVKEKEGKKRTTKTAGKEKEERPSSRKLKVEDEKKRKSPTSWQEVKEGAQPVEAVTTDRVESPQEQVDPLSFGTYQEKLYIEVSLTKASIFVSWSLLVSLH, translated from the exons ATGAGGTCTCCAATTTTGCAAGGAAG GGCGCCCTCAGCACCCACAACCTCTCATACTGGCGGGCTGAGCAGTACATCGGCGTGGGACCGG GCTGGAGGAGGTGCTCGCCCTGGGACTGCGCACAGACGAGGGCATCACGCACGAG acaagaaggaaaaggcatGTGAGCTGTCCTCCTCAACAATTGCAGAAGAGCCTGAGCCTGTTTCCTGTGTTCTGCAAGGAGATGACATCCAGGCGCTTGCAATTAAGATGGAGGACCTGGagaaa ctccATGCTCCACACCTTCCCCATGATGCTGGAAGAACGCCAGTTAAGAAGAAATACCTCGTTCGAAAATACCGACCCAAGGAAACAAAGAAGGTGGCACATTTTCTCGTAGCATATCCTGCTTTCCCAAAGGCACCCAGGGAACCACTGACCTTTTCTG GACCAGGACTGTTTGATGATGGCTGCAAAGAGATTCTCCCCCATCACATTTTGGGAAGTCTCCAGGAGTTCAGGATGGAAGCCTTGGCCAGGGGAAACACTCAG aTAGCAGATTTTATTGAGGTTTCTTGTCCAGCTGTTACTGCAGCAGCTTTAAAAGAGGAACATGgaggagagaagaagaaaaaggttcatCAGAACCCGCTAGCAAAGCACAAAGCTCTCCAGAACTGGCACCATAATATGGCAatcaggaaaaagcaggagCGATACCTAGGAG AAATTCTTCAGAGGCCAGAGAATGAATTGCTGATGAGCGTCTCAGAGGATTACAGGCAAATCCAGGAAGAACGTGACCTCATTGACCGGAGTCTCCCTGCCCTGTTTCCTGGAAAG GGCTATCGAAGAGGAAGCGAGTTCTGGAGCCAGCCTGAGCGTATTGGAGATGAATTTACTGGTGTGACAATGACACTGACTCAGACAGAACGTGGCCACCCAGAGCCAGTCACTCGTGTGGGGAAACCCCACACTGTCCGGATGGAAACGA GTCTGAAGCCTCCAAAGACGATCCCTTTCCGTTTAACCTGGGATAAGAGTCTTTTCCTGAAACATCGACAGCAGGAGCTAAAATCTGTCCTAGAGGAGCTAGATGTTTATAAGCCG GATTTGGATGGACTGGAGGTGATCGGTAAAGGGCAGCCTTTCACATCTGTCTCAACAGAGCCTTTCCCATGTTCCCCCACTTCTGAAGAGTCTGAGACCCT caGTGATCCCTTGAGGGACTACCCCGACGTGGTTCCAGAAGCAGTACGGGGTCCATCTTTAGAGTTCTGCGGCCAGCCTGCTCGTTGGATCAACTGCACCACTTCTTGCAGG GATGAAATTGGCATTGCTGCCCGGCTCACCTTTGAGACCCTGGCTGGTGAGAAAGCTGAAAGCTCCCTGACAGTGAGCAATGATGGCACAGCTGCCATCTGGTATAACTGGATGAGGCTTCCCCAGCAGATTCCTTCCAGAGAAACCAAGGGGAAGAGGATGCAGTGCTTTTACTTTGATACCAGACCAG GTGTAATTTTGCCTGGAGAAACTaggaagtttttctttcttttcaagtcaGAGGTAGCAGGCATTTTCAGCGAGTCCTGGGAATTTAGGACACATCCTCTATTATTAggaggagctctgctgcaggtgaCCCTTTGGGGAATTGCTGTGTATGAGGATAAATTGGCTGACCTCCGAGAGAAACTGGAG AGCGACCTGGCTGCTCGAGAAGGTGCTGCTATAGTAGAAGAGAGTCTGAAGGAGCTTCTTGCCCACATTCGGACCCCAGAGCGCACTCCATCTCCTGTGGGTGCCTGTGTCACAGAGGAAGAGTTGTTCCACTGGAAGAATCCTGAG TTGCATTATCAGCATCGAGTGGTAAAGCAGCTGCACGAACTATGGAGACAGCACGTGACTGTTCCCTCAGCCTTTGAGGAGAAAGTGCCCTTGGGCCGGAGGAGCACTGCAGAGGACGTGCAGTACCAGGAGAGCACCTCCGAGGCTCTCCCTGCTCACCGCAGCACCGCAAAGGTCCCAGGTTGGAAGAAAACGGGAGAGCAGGCTCAGAGTCAAATGCCGagcatggaggaggaggaaccaGGCCCCTTGGAGTGGAACCTTTCCTTTGGGGACTTCAAGCAG GCTATAAAGTCAATCCCTGAGGAGGAGCAGCGAGAAGAAGCGCTAACCCGGCTCAATAAGGCAGCACTGGAGCTGTGTGTTGAACAGAGGCCAACTCAATCCAACATTTTATATCAAACCTG TCTCCAGCTGTGGCGTGAAACAGTTGATGGTCTGGTGAGTCATTCCCTGAGGCTGAGATCCCTGCTTGGCTTGCCTGAGAAGGATGCCTATGTAGATGTTGTTCCAGGGGAAACAG TGGAAGTAAAACAGTCtataaaaggaggaaaggaagacagaataACCActaggaaagaagagagaagatcATTTGGtgttaaggaaaaagaaggcaaaaaaagaactacaaagacagcaggaaaagagaaagag GAACGTCCAAGCAGCAGAAAGTTAAAAGtagaagatgagaaaaagcGGAAATCTCCCACTTCATGGCAGGAGGTGAAAGAGGGAGCACAGCCCGTGGAAGCTGTAACTACAGATAGAGTAGAATCTCCTCAGGAGCAGGTGGACCCTCTTTCGTTTGGGACATACCAGGAAAAACTTTATATTGAAGTGAGTCTGACCAAAGCTTCTATCTTTGTTTCTTGGTCTTTGCTTGTAAGCTTACATTGA